Proteins found in one Allorhizobium pseudoryzae genomic segment:
- a CDS encoding DNA polymerase III subunit chi, translating to MTEVLFYHLTESKLEDALPALLEKSVERGWRVALQTVGEERRDFLDQHLWTFREDSFLPHGTETSDFAEDQPVLLTVSGDNRNGATVRFIVDGADPPDLTAYDRVVFMFDGFDTEQLDGARAQWKRLKGDGHQLTYWQQSPEGRWIKKA from the coding sequence ATGACCGAGGTGCTGTTTTACCATCTGACGGAATCGAAGCTCGAGGATGCGCTGCCGGCGCTCCTCGAAAAGAGCGTCGAACGGGGATGGCGCGTGGCGCTCCAGACCGTGGGCGAGGAGCGTCGCGATTTTCTGGACCAGCACCTCTGGACCTTCCGCGAGGACAGTTTTCTGCCACACGGAACCGAAACCTCGGATTTTGCCGAAGACCAGCCGGTGCTTCTGACGGTCTCCGGCGACAACCGCAATGGCGCCACCGTCCGCTTCATCGTGGACGGGGCCGATCCGCCGGACCTCACCGCGTATGACCGTGTCGTCTTCATGTTCGACGGGTTCGATACCGAACAGCTCGACGGCGCGCGGGCGCAGTGGAAACGCTTAAAGGGCGACGGGCATCAACTGACCTACTGGCAGCAGTCGCCCGAAGGCCGGTGGATCAAGAAGGCGTGA
- a CDS encoding polysaccharide deacetylase family protein codes for MSSRVACVAAALACLLASCAGRPSTEGGTLMSAFAAAPAVKARPQLDADDPVPLTPAAWGRLRNPAGLAGRTIEVASISDIKLRDKEVVLTFDDGPMPKKTERILATLDEFGVKATFLMVGEMAKAHPAIAQDVAARGHTIGSHTYRHPNLRTLSFEAAIEDIEKGRLAVFSATHQDVGFFRFPYLSDSSKLRQWVTHDGMVVLDVQIDSKDYFTSSPAAVATRTMTALRAHGKGIILLHDIHNRTGAMLPALLTQMKAEGYKVVALRHRSPSLMMASLAD; via the coding sequence ATGTCCTCTCGCGTCGCCTGCGTCGCTGCCGCCCTTGCCTGCCTGCTTGCCTCCTGCGCAGGCCGTCCCTCCACAGAAGGCGGCACGCTGATGTCCGCCTTTGCCGCCGCGCCCGCCGTCAAGGCGCGCCCTCAACTCGACGCCGATGATCCGGTGCCCCTGACGCCCGCCGCCTGGGGCCGCCTGCGCAATCCGGCAGGCCTTGCCGGCCGCACGATCGAGGTAGCCTCGATCTCGGACATCAAGCTGCGCGACAAGGAAGTGGTGCTGACCTTCGACGATGGTCCGATGCCGAAGAAGACGGAACGCATTCTGGCGACGCTGGACGAATTCGGCGTCAAGGCGACCTTCCTGATGGTCGGCGAGATGGCAAAGGCCCATCCGGCGATTGCCCAGGATGTCGCCGCGCGCGGCCACACGATCGGCAGCCATACCTACCGCCACCCGAACCTGCGCACGCTCTCCTTCGAGGCTGCCATCGAGGACATCGAAAAGGGCCGCCTCGCCGTTTTCTCCGCCACGCACCAGGATGTCGGCTTCTTCCGCTTCCCTTACCTCTCCGATTCGTCGAAGCTGCGGCAGTGGGTGACGCATGACGGCATGGTGGTGCTGGATGTGCAGATCGATTCGAAGGACTATTTCACGTCCTCGCCTGCCGCTGTCGCCACCCGCACGATGACGGCGCTGCGGGCACACGGCAAGGGCATCATCCTGCTGCACGACATTCACAACCGGACCGGCGCCATGCTGCCGGCGCTTCTGACCCAGATGAAGGCCGAGGGTTACAAGGTCGTCGCTCTCAGGCACCGCTCACCCAGCCTGATGATGGCCTCCCTCGCCGATTGA
- a CDS encoding leucyl aminopeptidase → MSTKFDISFASSTPEKGDLAVLLKSKGAGSAAGLAFADPAGVVARAAEIAGFSDKQMTVLDIVAPERSPFDRLVVLGLGKPEKLTAYDWLRAGGKAASTVKRAKSVTVFLDADGVEVDADKAADFALGMILQAYTFDSFKTKKKDDEDKPAENIRVTIITAAHAEAAAAFATAQAVAGGVNLARELVNLPPNVLGPVEFAARATELEALGVEVEILTETEMQGLGMNALLGVAQGSARPPRLAVIQWKGGKPDEAPLSFVGKGVVFDTGGISIKPAGNMEDMKGDMGGAAAVIGLMHTLAARKAKVNAVGILGLVENMPDGNAQRPGDIVTSMSGQTIEIINTDAEGRLVLADALWYCKERFKPQFMINLATLTGAIMVALGTHHAGLFSNDDPLADDLLKAGLETGERLWRMPLGKEYDKIIDSKFADMKNSGGRNGGAITAAQFLQRFVGETPWAHLDVAGTAMNSPTTEISQSWASGYGVRLLDQLVRNRYEA, encoded by the coding sequence ATGTCCACCAAATTTGATATCAGCTTTGCTTCATCCACCCCCGAAAAAGGCGATCTCGCCGTTCTGTTGAAATCGAAGGGCGCGGGATCGGCCGCCGGTCTCGCCTTTGCAGACCCGGCCGGCGTCGTGGCCCGCGCGGCGGAGATAGCGGGCTTCTCCGACAAACAGATGACGGTTCTGGATATCGTTGCCCCGGAACGGTCGCCCTTCGACCGCCTCGTGGTGCTTGGGCTCGGCAAGCCGGAAAAGCTGACCGCCTATGACTGGCTGCGCGCCGGCGGCAAGGCGGCGAGCACGGTCAAGCGGGCAAAGAGCGTCACCGTGTTCCTCGATGCGGACGGCGTGGAGGTCGATGCCGACAAGGCTGCCGATTTTGCGCTCGGCATGATCCTGCAGGCCTATACCTTCGACAGCTTCAAGACGAAGAAGAAGGACGACGAGGACAAGCCTGCCGAAAACATCCGTGTGACCATCATCACCGCCGCGCATGCCGAGGCTGCAGCCGCCTTTGCGACCGCACAGGCGGTCGCCGGTGGCGTCAACCTGGCGCGCGAACTCGTCAACCTGCCGCCGAACGTGCTCGGTCCCGTCGAGTTCGCCGCCCGTGCCACGGAGCTGGAAGCGCTCGGCGTCGAGGTGGAAATCCTCACCGAAACCGAGATGCAGGGCCTCGGCATGAACGCCCTTCTCGGGGTCGCCCAGGGCTCGGCGCGTCCGCCGCGTCTCGCCGTCATCCAGTGGAAGGGCGGCAAGCCGGACGAGGCACCGCTCTCCTTCGTCGGCAAGGGTGTCGTCTTCGATACCGGCGGCATCTCGATCAAGCCGGCCGGCAACATGGAAGACATGAAGGGCGACATGGGCGGCGCGGCCGCCGTCATCGGCCTCATGCACACGCTTGCCGCCCGCAAGGCAAAGGTGAATGCTGTTGGCATTCTCGGCCTCGTGGAAAACATGCCGGACGGCAATGCCCAGCGCCCCGGAGACATCGTCACCTCAATGTCGGGCCAGACGATCGAGATCATCAACACCGATGCCGAAGGCCGTCTCGTGCTCGCCGATGCGCTCTGGTACTGCAAGGAGCGCTTCAAGCCGCAGTTCATGATCAATCTCGCAACGCTGACCGGTGCGATCATGGTTGCACTCGGCACGCACCACGCCGGCCTCTTTTCCAATGACGATCCGCTGGCAGACGACCTGCTGAAGGCGGGCCTGGAAACCGGCGAAAGACTGTGGCGCATGCCGCTCGGCAAGGAATACGACAAGATCATCGATTCGAAGTTTGCCGACATGAAGAACAGCGGCGGGCGCAATGGCGGTGCCATCACCGCAGCCCAGTTCCTCCAGCGCTTCGTCGGCGAAACCCCCTGGGCGCATCTCGATGTGGCGGGAACCGCGATGAACTCGCCGACCACCGAGATCAGCCAGAGCTGGGCGTCCGGCTATGGCGTGCGGCTGCTCGATCAGCTTGTGCGCAACCGCTACGAAGCCTGA
- a CDS encoding phosphatase PAP2 family protein, translating into MLFNKPHVWLVTLTVAWWLLLALFYFNPQFDVFVARAFFQQVACAEGSPISKICGLFPYAGDSELVLLRKFLFYLPGVIALCILARLIQNLQHHGATYNAAQTRRYAIALTSFALGPYVLVNLILKTISGRPRPYETDLFGGLQPFTAAGTLDGSCLKNCSFISGEAAGAGWIVCLIVLLPPRLRLAVAPPVIAICLVSPILRVAFGGHYISDVLLGFLSSCVVYAAVATYFQMTQCVKKRVPNTAL; encoded by the coding sequence GTGTTGTTCAACAAGCCGCATGTGTGGCTGGTGACGCTGACGGTTGCCTGGTGGCTGCTGCTGGCGCTGTTTTATTTCAACCCGCAATTCGATGTCTTCGTGGCACGCGCCTTCTTCCAGCAGGTCGCCTGCGCCGAGGGATCGCCGATCTCGAAAATCTGCGGCCTGTTTCCCTATGCCGGCGACAGCGAACTCGTCCTGCTGCGCAAGTTTCTCTTTTATCTCCCCGGCGTCATCGCCCTCTGCATCCTGGCAAGGCTCATCCAGAACCTGCAGCACCACGGGGCAACCTACAATGCCGCCCAGACGCGGCGCTACGCGATCGCGCTCACGTCGTTCGCGCTCGGCCCTTACGTTCTGGTCAACCTGATCCTGAAGACGATCTCCGGTCGTCCGCGCCCTTACGAGACGGATCTCTTCGGCGGACTGCAACCGTTCACGGCGGCCGGCACGCTGGACGGCAGCTGCCTGAAGAACTGCTCCTTCATCTCCGGTGAAGCGGCCGGCGCCGGCTGGATCGTCTGTCTCATCGTGCTTCTGCCGCCGCGTCTGAGGCTCGCCGTTGCTCCGCCGGTCATCGCCATCTGTCTCGTCTCACCGATCCTGCGCGTCGCCTTCGGCGGACATTACATTTCCGACGTGCTCCTCGGCTTCCTGTCATCCTGTGTCGTCTATGCGGCGGTCGCCACCTATTTCCAAATGACACAGTGCGTGAAAAAACGTGTGCCCAATACGGCTTTGTGA
- the lptF gene encoding LPS export ABC transporter permease LptF, whose translation MKILEVYILRRAFQMFLVTLLPVLTIIWTIQVLGRINLVTDTGQSIGSFATLATFILPTIIPVVLPFAVVIGVTQTLNAMNNDSELAVIDAAGASRLTIYRPMMVLAIAMAAFSFMVTNFVEPASRVKAREMVAEAYADLLSSVIEEKTFRSIEDGLYVQISERHSGRILTGIFMVDYRDPNWDLIYYAREGSIAEDGKTLTMRDGEVHRKSKDGRISIVKFLSYAFDLSSMAESTGEAPVFASDRGLDFLLNPDPTDKTFLASPGSFRSELHRRLSDWMLPIVFTLISLVVIGGARSSRRARLHPMVAALGISFGLKWLTFYVTNLSKNNPSVVPLVYGVPIAFAVLAILMLATNRQLTLPAFVSTFISRVFDHVQRRFKRVRGVENNGGAA comes from the coding sequence ATGAAGATACTCGAAGTCTACATATTGCGGCGCGCCTTCCAGATGTTTCTGGTCACACTGCTTCCGGTGTTGACCATCATCTGGACGATCCAGGTGCTGGGCCGCATCAACCTGGTGACCGATACGGGCCAGTCGATCGGCTCGTTCGCCACGCTGGCGACCTTCATTCTGCCGACGATCATCCCCGTGGTTCTGCCGTTTGCCGTCGTCATCGGCGTGACGCAGACGCTGAATGCAATGAACAACGACAGCGAACTGGCCGTCATCGATGCGGCCGGCGCGTCGCGGCTGACGATCTATCGTCCGATGATGGTCCTTGCGATTGCGATGGCTGCCTTCTCCTTCATGGTGACGAATTTCGTCGAGCCGGCATCGCGCGTCAAAGCCCGCGAAATGGTGGCGGAAGCCTATGCCGATCTTCTGTCCTCGGTGATCGAGGAAAAGACGTTCCGCAGCATCGAGGACGGCCTTTATGTGCAGATCTCGGAGCGCCATTCCGGCCGCATCCTGACCGGGATCTTCATGGTGGATTACCGCGACCCGAACTGGGACCTGATCTACTATGCCCGCGAGGGATCGATTGCCGAAGACGGCAAGACGCTGACGATGCGCGACGGCGAAGTGCACCGCAAATCCAAGGACGGACGCATCTCGATCGTCAAGTTCCTGTCCTATGCCTTCGACCTGTCGTCGATGGCCGAATCGACTGGTGAGGCACCGGTCTTTGCCAGCGACCGGGGTCTCGACTTCCTGCTGAACCCCGATCCGACCGACAAGACGTTCCTCGCCTCGCCCGGCAGTTTCCGCTCGGAACTGCACCGGCGGCTGTCCGACTGGATGCTGCCGATCGTCTTCACGCTGATCTCCCTCGTCGTCATCGGCGGCGCGCGGTCGAGCCGCCGGGCAAGGCTTCACCCGATGGTCGCGGCACTCGGCATCTCGTTCGGGCTGAAGTGGCTGACTTTCTACGTCACCAATCTCAGCAAGAACAATCCAAGCGTCGTGCCCCTCGTCTATGGCGTCCCCATCGCCTTTGCGGTGCTGGCCATCCTGATGCTGGCGACGAATCGTCAACTCACGCTGCCGGCCTTCGTCTCCACCTTCATCAGCCGCGTCTTTGATCACGTGCAGCGCAGGTTCAAACGCGTTCGCGGCGTGGAAAACAACGGGGGCGCGGCATGA
- a CDS encoding prolyl oligopeptidase family serine peptidase has protein sequence MDLFLETDTDPATLEFVAARNAASRASFETPEFAADRDAIRAMLEREDRLIVPSRRGDWLFDFHRTRDNPLGIWRRLPATQQATPDAAWETVFDVDAFCAAEGKRWIFNGAKSCPWEPTRVLLMLSDGGSDLVRLLEFDAEAKQVVPGGFDTPAVRAHASWLSPDEICYFGSIDAASATQSGWPRVGRRLRRGKRPEEAEILYEAAMTDVTGYLITEDAGLLEGGASRPVHVFVAVHEIGKMALSVDDGNGALRRLELPVDIDFDIGANYILWHAKSDAAVATGSLVLQRFTPSGAEPLDPDRRILVSPLPGQSIRQFTLLREWAVYTVEDRLRPSLFVLDLTRPDAEPVAIRLPDGIESLSFTPLYSDLMLGDDTLNVIGQGFLKPPTRYELRLQDRDRSPDLVALQSSPAFFDAEGMQSTLLEAVSEDGTRVPYRLVLPKSWTEGELPVLLYGYGGFSVSLGASYSGVTGRFLEQGGAYVQAHIRGGSELGPDWHTQAKRHGRHRAFQDFVAIARDLVQRGFTKPNRIACTGGSNGGLLTGVMLTRYPEDFGAVWCRVPVLDMTRFHLFPAGKAWMDEYGDPDNADDRAYLLGYSPLHGIRPATDCTYPALYIESSSNDDRVHPSHARRFAKALEDAGHQPFFHEFGSGGHGGAGNSGEIAERTALGYSFLRQNIMRP, from the coding sequence ATGGATCTCTTTCTCGAGACGGACACCGACCCGGCAACCCTCGAATTCGTCGCGGCGCGCAACGCGGCCTCAAGAGCGTCATTCGAGACGCCGGAATTTGCGGCGGACCGGGACGCGATCCGTGCCATGCTGGAGCGCGAAGACCGGCTGATCGTGCCCTCCAGGCGCGGCGACTGGCTGTTCGACTTCCACCGGACGCGCGACAATCCGCTCGGCATCTGGCGCCGCCTGCCCGCCACGCAGCAAGCCACGCCCGATGCTGCCTGGGAGACGGTGTTTGACGTGGACGCCTTCTGCGCCGCGGAAGGCAAGCGCTGGATCTTCAACGGTGCAAAGTCCTGCCCCTGGGAACCGACACGCGTGCTCCTGATGCTCTCCGATGGCGGCTCCGATCTGGTGCGGCTGCTGGAGTTCGACGCGGAGGCGAAACAGGTCGTTCCCGGCGGCTTCGACACACCGGCGGTGCGGGCGCATGCAAGTTGGCTGAGCCCGGACGAAATCTGCTATTTCGGCTCCATCGATGCCGCCTCCGCCACGCAATCCGGATGGCCGCGGGTGGGACGCCGCCTTAGGCGCGGTAAGCGGCCCGAAGAGGCCGAGATCCTCTACGAGGCGGCCATGACCGATGTGACGGGGTACCTTATCACGGAGGATGCCGGCCTTTTGGAAGGCGGTGCGTCACGGCCGGTGCATGTTTTCGTCGCCGTCCACGAGATCGGCAAGATGGCGCTCAGCGTCGACGACGGAAATGGGGCCCTGCGGCGCCTCGAGCTGCCCGTCGATATCGATTTCGACATCGGCGCCAACTACATCCTGTGGCACGCCAAGTCCGATGCCGCCGTTGCGACGGGAAGCCTTGTCCTGCAACGCTTCACGCCATCTGGCGCCGAGCCGCTCGATCCCGACCGGCGCATTCTCGTCTCGCCTTTGCCAGGCCAGTCGATCCGCCAGTTCACGCTTCTCAGGGAATGGGCGGTCTACACGGTGGAGGACAGGCTGCGCCCAAGCCTCTTCGTGCTCGACCTGACCAGGCCCGATGCCGAACCGGTCGCGATCCGGCTGCCGGACGGGATCGAGTCGCTGTCCTTCACGCCGCTTTATTCCGATCTCATGCTGGGCGACGACACACTGAACGTGATCGGCCAAGGGTTCCTGAAGCCGCCGACCCGCTACGAGTTGCGGCTGCAGGATCGCGACCGGTCACCGGACCTCGTTGCGCTGCAATCCTCGCCCGCGTTTTTCGATGCCGAGGGCATGCAGAGCACGCTGCTGGAGGCGGTATCCGAGGACGGCACCCGCGTTCCCTATCGCCTCGTTTTGCCGAAAAGCTGGACGGAAGGTGAACTGCCGGTGCTGCTCTACGGTTACGGCGGCTTTTCCGTGTCTCTCGGCGCCAGCTATTCCGGCGTGACCGGGCGGTTTCTCGAACAGGGCGGCGCCTATGTGCAGGCCCATATTCGTGGCGGATCCGAACTGGGTCCCGACTGGCACACGCAGGCCAAGCGACATGGCCGCCACCGTGCCTTCCAGGATTTCGTGGCGATTGCGCGCGACCTGGTGCAGCGCGGTTTTACCAAACCGAACCGAATCGCCTGCACCGGCGGCAGCAATGGCGGACTTTTGACCGGCGTCATGCTGACGCGTTACCCAGAGGATTTCGGCGCCGTGTGGTGCCGCGTGCCGGTGCTCGACATGACACGTTTCCACCTGTTTCCGGCCGGCAAGGCCTGGATGGATGAATATGGCGATCCGGACAATGCCGACGACCGCGCTTACCTGCTCGGTTACTCGCCGCTGCATGGGATCCGGCCCGCCACCGACTGCACCTATCCGGCGCTTTACATCGAAAGCTCTTCGAATGACGACCGCGTGCATCCCTCGCATGCGCGCCGTTTCGCCAAGGCGCTGGAGGATGCCGGCCATCAGCCCTTCTTCCACGAATTCGGCTCCGGCGGTCATGGCGGGGCGGGCAATTCCGGTGAAATCGCGGAACGGACGGCGTTGGGTTACAGCTTCCTGCGGCAGAACATTATGCGCCCATAA
- a CDS encoding nitroreductase family protein, with product MNANTPIQTRVADHPINDAFLGRWSPRAFSDATITEQELHGLLEAARWAPSAFNAQPWRFVYTLRGDQAWDGILGALMPFNRTWAEKASALVILASDTKFTAPGKTEASDNGSHAFDAGAAWAYLALQAHMAGWAAHAMAGFDKAAMATAISLPEHHVLHAAIAIGKPGNIADLPEALQAREVPSPRHPVTATAVHGAFK from the coding sequence ATGAACGCCAATACCCCGATCCAAACCCGCGTCGCAGACCATCCGATCAACGATGCCTTTCTCGGCCGCTGGTCGCCGCGCGCCTTCAGCGATGCGACGATCACCGAGCAGGAACTGCACGGTCTGCTGGAAGCCGCCCGCTGGGCGCCCTCCGCGTTCAACGCGCAGCCCTGGCGTTTTGTCTACACGCTGCGCGGCGATCAGGCCTGGGACGGGATTTTGGGTGCGCTGATGCCCTTCAACCGGACCTGGGCTGAGAAGGCATCGGCCCTGGTGATCCTGGCATCGGACACGAAGTTTACCGCCCCCGGCAAGACGGAAGCCAGCGACAACGGCAGCCACGCCTTCGATGCCGGCGCCGCCTGGGCCTATCTGGCGCTGCAGGCGCATATGGCCGGCTGGGCCGCGCATGCCATGGCCGGTTTCGACAAGGCCGCGATGGCGACCGCCATTTCCCTGCCGGAACACCACGTGCTGCACGCCGCCATTGCCATCGGCAAGCCGGGCAACATTGCCGATCTGCCGGAGGCCCTGCAGGCCCGTGAAGTGCCGAGCCCGCGCCATCCGGTGACGGCAACCGCCGTCCACGGCGCGTTCAAATAA
- the lptG gene encoding LPS export ABC transporter permease LptG → MIPRTLSRYFFKRYVITAIWFLIGVSGIIFLADFSETSRRMSGFVGYTVTGGLLMSLLRLPQILQQTIPTLTLFIGMTTLIALNRRSELVVTRAAGLSVWQFIMPFVFGAFLIGIFSTFALNPIGAWGQSLASNMETNWRKASNASKPSNFLPWIRQISGDNDTVIGAKSYEDGGTELVDVALFHFDANGRIFLRQDAATATLEDGYWQLNNVLETRTDAPPTRKATAQVRTNLKREFLQESITKPESVAFFDILRKVEAARSFGISTKALETQFHSLLSLPLLLVAMTLIAATVSLRFSRMAQSRSVILGGIVSGFVLYVVTVLVRAFGSSGVVPPMVAVWIPVVVAMALGATILLHQEDG, encoded by the coding sequence ATGATTCCGAGAACGCTCAGCCGCTATTTCTTCAAGCGCTACGTGATCACTGCCATCTGGTTCCTGATTGGCGTGTCGGGCATCATCTTCCTCGCCGATTTCAGCGAGACCAGCCGGCGCATGTCCGGTTTCGTCGGCTATACGGTGACGGGCGGCCTGCTGATGAGCCTGCTCCGGCTGCCGCAGATCCTGCAGCAGACCATCCCGACGCTGACACTGTTCATCGGCATGACCACGCTGATCGCCCTCAACCGCCGCTCGGAACTGGTCGTGACGCGCGCCGCCGGGCTGTCGGTCTGGCAGTTCATCATGCCGTTCGTGTTCGGCGCCTTCCTGATCGGCATTTTTTCCACCTTTGCGCTGAACCCGATCGGCGCCTGGGGCCAGAGCCTTGCCAGCAACATGGAGACGAACTGGCGCAAGGCCAGCAATGCCTCCAAGCCCTCGAACTTCCTGCCGTGGATCCGCCAGATCAGCGGCGACAACGATACGGTGATCGGCGCCAAGAGCTATGAAGACGGCGGCACCGAGCTCGTGGATGTCGCGCTGTTCCACTTCGACGCGAACGGCCGCATCTTTTTGAGACAGGATGCAGCGACCGCGACCTTGGAAGATGGTTACTGGCAGCTTAACAATGTTCTTGAAACGCGCACCGATGCGCCGCCCACCCGCAAGGCCACGGCACAGGTGCGCACCAACTTGAAACGCGAGTTTCTGCAGGAGTCGATTACAAAGCCGGAAAGTGTTGCTTTCTTTGACATTTTAAGAAAAGTGGAGGCAGCGCGCTCGTTTGGTATATCCACCAAGGCGCTCGAGACTCAGTTTCATTCGCTTCTGTCCTTGCCGCTGCTTCTGGTGGCCATGACACTCATCGCCGCAACCGTGTCCCTCAGATTCAGTCGGATGGCCCAGTCCCGGTCCGTGATTCTGGGTGGAATCGTCAGCGGCTTCGTGCTTTATGTCGTTACAGTGCTCGTCAGAGCATTCGGGAGCAGCGGGGTGGTCCCACCCATGGTGGCAGTCTGGATTCCAGTCGTCGTCGCCATGGCACTCGGGGCAACTATTCTGCTTCATCAGGAGGATGGCTAG